The genomic segment AGTCGGCGAGCACCTAGGCGACCTCGGATTACCAGACTATGATGCAGCAGATAACCATGCCGTTCGCGCTTTACTCAGTCTGGCTCGCAGGTATCACAAACCACCTGACGTCTGCATCACGATAACTAAGCGCATCCCAGTGGGCGCAGGTCTTGGTGGCGGCTCAACAGATGCAGCGGGCGTACTACTAGGTTTACGCACACTGTGGGGGCTTAATGCGTCCATCAGCGACTTGGAAGCTATAGCAGCAGAACTCGGCGCAGATATGCCCTTCTGCCTGCACGGTGGGCTGGCATATGGCAACGGCTACGGTGAAAAGCTCTCAATGGTGGAGGAATCGTCGGAGGTGGCTCAACATGCGCGTGCAAGCGGCCTGCTTGGTGAGACACTGATTGGTGCTTACCAACAACGGTTGCCTACTGTCGAGGTATATAAAGCATTTGATCATTTGGGTGCGAATCCAGATGACATCAATGACTTGCAGCAGGCAGCTTTGGCGCTGCATCCACGTTCGCGCCAAGCTATTGACCTTGCGTTGGCTGCAGGTGCCACGCACGCATTTATTTCAGGGTCTGGCCCCTCAGTAATCGCATGTGTCAATAAGGCAGGAGCGTCGCAAGCTGTTCGAAATGCATGGCTTGCAGCACAAGCAACGGATTGGATTCTTCCTGCTACGAGTCCTGCACGACCGCAGGTCGAGTAGTTGACCGTTGCACAGGCTTGCGTCAGCAAGTGAGGATAAGGTGTATGCAGAAAGATTGCGGAAGGGTTAGAGTATGACGATTCCTGAGCCGTTCGACGAACGCGAGGCACGAAAACAATTTGTTCGAAGGCGCCAGAAACTGGTTTTCACTATAGCTGTGGCGGTTTTGGTGGTGGCCACGGTTCTCAGTGCCCTATTTATCCTTGGCGCATTAGGTAAAACGTCACAAAAAACTGCGGCGCAGCAACCAAACTACGGAGTTGAAGTACCCTGTGCTCCTGCCAATTCCACTTTCGCTAACCATCCAAATGTGGCAGTTCGCGTGCTGAACGGAACAGACAAATCAGGTCTAGGTACAGCAGTAATGGAAGCACTGAGTAATCGAGGCTTCAGCATGACTGGCAGCGGCGATTACCCCAGCAAGGTCGAAGTACAGCGCACTGAAATTCTCTTTGGTAAAAACAATATTGCCAAAGCGTATACCGTAGCGGCTCAATTTAATGATGCCATTATGAGAATGGACGATCGCAGCGATCAGTTAGTCGATGTAGTGATTGGGTCAACATTCAATAATCTCAATTCCGAGAAGTCAATCGTTGCTGCCGGTAAAGCCATCACTTCTATCGAAGGCTGCGTGTCAGACGCCAACACGATGAAGGACCTTCCAAAAGCCCCACAGCACGATGCAGTAAGCTGACACGATTCACACACGATTCAAATGAAGATGTCGCCTGTGCAGAGCTAAACAGAACTCCACAGTATCCCCGTTATTCAGCGGCCCATAAGAATTGTTATCGAAGCGGTGCACTCCCCAAGAGAGTGCACCGCTTCAGTTTTAGCTATTGCGAAACATAATCGCTGTTACTGCTCTGACCACCATCTCAACAATTCGGTGCGAGCCTGCGCCTCATCGACTGGTCCATTATCAAGACGGTACTCGAGCATATGTTTATAAGCCCTCCCGACCTCAGGACCGGCTTCAATGTCTAGAATCTCCATAATTTGGGAACCATTCAAATCCGGACGAATTGCATCGAGATCTTCTCTTTGCTGAAGCTCTTTGACGCGGCTTTCCATCTCATCCATTGCCTGCGCAAACAGCATAGCCTTATGTTTATTCTGGGTAGTTGCATCCGCTCTAGTCAAGCGGTTCAAGCGTTCATAAAGGTGCCCTGCATCTTTGACATATCTACGTACAGCAGCATCAGTCCACGGTTCGTCAACGTATCCATGGAAGCGTAAGTGTAGGGCTACTAAATCGCTAACATCTTCTATGAATTTATGATCAAATCGAAGCGCCTTGAGTCGTTTTCGAGCAATCTTCGCACCAACAATATCGTGATGGTGAAAACTCACCTTTCCGCCAGGCTCAAATCTTCGTGTTTTAGGCTTTCCAATATCGTGTATCAAGGCCGCTAGTCTCAGAGTGATATCTGGTGCAGGCACCGCACCATCGGGCCCTGTTTCAAGTGCAATTGCTCGATCCAGCACCATCAAAGAGTGTTCAAAAACATCTTTATGGCGATGATGCTCATCAATTTCCAACTGTAGGGCAGGAATTTCAGGAAACACCACACCTGCTATACCAGAGTCGACCAGAGCCTCCACGCCTTCACGAGGGTGTTCGCACAACAGTAGTTTCACCAACTCATCACGGACTCGTTCAGCTGAAACGATAGACATGCGATCTGTCATTTCTGTAATCGCCATGGCCGTATCCGGCGTAATAGTAAAACCAAGCTGTGCGACAAAACGTACCGCACGCATCATGCGCAGAGGGTCATCCGCGAAGGATTGACGGGGATCCACCGGAGTACGTAACACTCCTTTAGCAAGATCAGCAGCCCCTGAGAACGGGTCAACAAATTCGAGTTCCGGGACGCGTAAGGCCATAGCATTCACTGTGAAATCACGCCTCGAGAGATCGCCCTCTAAGCTAGATCCGTAATCCACATCAGGTTTGCGTGATTCTGGGTCATATGTATCACTACGGTAGGTAGTAATTTCAACTTTGACTTCAGTACCATCAGCTCTGCGCCGCAGAGCACCCAAAGTGCCGAACTTTCTTCCCATATCCCAAAATCCCTGGCCCCAACTTCTGAGAATCGGTTCAAACTCTTCGGGACGCGCCGAGGTACAAAAATCTAAATCGTGCGAAGGCCGGTGCAGCAATAAATCACGCACTGGTCCGCCTACGAGAGAGAGCTCATACTGTTTTTGAGCAAACAGGCGTCCTAATTCAATGGCTTCAGGCCAGACTTCGAAATCCACGTACACCCTTTCAAGGAATCCTCACATGCGCCTACAAGCATACCGTTACCCCACCTGCACAATAACTTACGTAAAGTGGAGACATGATTACGCCCGCAGACTTCGCGCGCATGCTTGCTCATGCGTCCGCCGATGCGGATAACCATGTCTACGCAGAGGGCGACGAGGAGTCGCTACGCTTCACCACGCAATCCTCGCCAGATGAGTATCTCATTACACAAGATGAGAAGGATTCTAAACCGACCCCTGCAATGATGCCCACCAAAAGAGTTAAGGCTCGCCCTTCAACCTTTGCATCATTAGATGCTCAAGATTTACCAGTAGTCAGAGAATATTCAGCAGGCGGACTCATATTTGACCAAGCAGGACGTGTAGCGATAATCGCGCGCCATTCTCGTTCGGGACACTTGGAATGGTGTCTGCCCAAAGGTCATATTGAAAAAGGCGAAACCCCAGAGGAGACAGCAGTTCGAGAGGTTCACGAAGAGACTGGAATACTTGGTGAAGTTGTTGATTCAATTGCCACTATTGATTATTGGTTCACCGGTACATCTCAACGAGTTCATAAGCTTGTCCATCACTTTGTGTTAAAGCAAATCGGAGGGACTTTAAGCGTCGAAGGTGACCCTGATCATGAAGCAGAAGACGCCATATGGGTTAATTTTGACGACTTAGACAGTGTTCTCAGCTATCCTAATGAACGCAAGATAGCATGGCTCTACGCAAGGAAACACAAGAAGCAAACATGATTGGTGAACACAGACCGGGGCATTACTCCACCCTTAACAACGCTGTTCGGCGCATGCCTACTCAGCGTTCGATTTGTCGTATTATCATACTGCTTCTGGCAGTCGCTATGTTCTTTGCTCCTCATACCAATCAGGCCTTCGCTGCTGAACAATCTGCAGACGATGCCAGCAACTCGTGTAATGATGACAGTCTCAGTTTGTGTCTACTCTCCACAACCGCCGTGGTCACAGATACTTCGGGTTTTGACGCAACAATTTCGATCACCAATAACACTGAGAATACTGTGAGCAGTGGCACGCTAATTACCTCAACCAACGCCTTGTACCCGTTCACTTCGCGCGTCGATATGCAAGGCTGGTCAGAAGGTAATACTCATATTCCTACGCCTAATACACTCAACACCAGTGAAGTATCAGCTCTTGAACCAGGCGCATCAACTACCATCTCGATACATCTCACAGCAGACAGCACAGAACTCAAAGTGATGAACAGTTGGGGCCCTAAACCACTGTTAGTGTCCTTTTCCACAGGCAAAGGCCGCCCGACGCAAGTGCATTCCTTCCTCACACGCTCAACCGATGGTCTTTCCACTGCACAAACACCAGCACTGTCGATTACTGCGGTGCTCCCTTTAACTGCGCAATCGTGGAATGTTGACCACGATACCCTCGTAGATCTAGTTACCAAAAGTGGCAATGAAAGCGCC from the Bifidobacterium sp. genome contains:
- a CDS encoding LytR C-terminal domain-containing protein; this encodes MTIPEPFDEREARKQFVRRRQKLVFTIAVAVLVVATVLSALFILGALGKTSQKTAAQQPNYGVEVPCAPANSTFANHPNVAVRVLNGTDKSGLGTAVMEALSNRGFSMTGSGDYPSKVEVQRTEILFGKNNIAKAYTVAAQFNDAIMRMDDRSDQLVDVVIGSTFNNLNSEKSIVAAGKAITSIEGCVSDANTMKDLPKAPQHDAVS
- a CDS encoding NUDIX hydrolase, which produces MITPADFARMLAHASADADNHVYAEGDEESLRFTTQSSPDEYLITQDEKDSKPTPAMMPTKRVKARPSTFASLDAQDLPVVREYSAGGLIFDQAGRVAIIARHSRSGHLEWCLPKGHIEKGETPEETAVREVHEETGILGEVVDSIATIDYWFTGTSQRVHKLVHHFVLKQIGGTLSVEGDPDHEAEDAIWVNFDDLDSVLSYPNERKIAWLYARKHKKQT
- a CDS encoding 4-(cytidine 5'-diphospho)-2-C-methyl-D-erythritol kinase, with protein sequence MNANIRNVPPQPRADDLVVVRCPAKTNLSLRVSTARNMAGNRHSLSTLYCGLSLVDTVQLSRSPSGSGFSLKLVGEHLGDLGLPDYDAADNHAVRALLSLARRYHKPPDVCITITKRIPVGAGLGGGSTDAAGVLLGLRTLWGLNASISDLEAIAAELGADMPFCLHGGLAYGNGYGEKLSMVEESSEVAQHARASGLLGETLIGAYQQRLPTVEVYKAFDHLGANPDDINDLQQAALALHPRSRQAIDLALAAGATHAFISGSGPSVIACVNKAGASQAVRNAWLAAQATDWILPATSPARPQVE
- a CDS encoding CCA tRNA nucleotidyltransferase, which gives rise to MDFEVWPEAIELGRLFAQKQYELSLVGGPVRDLLLHRPSHDLDFCTSARPEEFEPILRSWGQGFWDMGRKFGTLGALRRRADGTEVKVEITTYRSDTYDPESRKPDVDYGSSLEGDLSRRDFTVNAMALRVPELEFVDPFSGAADLAKGVLRTPVDPRQSFADDPLRMMRAVRFVAQLGFTITPDTAMAITEMTDRMSIVSAERVRDELVKLLLCEHPREGVEALVDSGIAGVVFPEIPALQLEIDEHHRHKDVFEHSLMVLDRAIALETGPDGAVPAPDITLRLAALIHDIGKPKTRRFEPGGKVSFHHHDIVGAKIARKRLKALRFDHKFIEDVSDLVALHLRFHGYVDEPWTDAAVRRYVKDAGHLYERLNRLTRADATTQNKHKAMLFAQAMDEMESRVKELQQREDLDAIRPDLNGSQIMEILDIEAGPEVGRAYKHMLEYRLDNGPVDEAQARTELLRWWSEQ